One genomic window of Candidatus Micrarchaeia archaeon includes the following:
- a CDS encoding metallophosphoesterase family protein, with protein sequence MLEKNIYLISDLHLDHTNIIKYCKRPFKTVEQMNKKILDNWNNKIKEEDTVYFIGDLTFGRESSGFDFWAEKLKGKIIFIKGGHDKSKKINFLKQTTLDYKNMDFLLIHNPKDSPKNWKNWIIHGHHHNHYLDTFPFINGKTKTINVSSELIGYSPLNINKLFELDFKNIIYMKNIFSKPIYK encoded by the coding sequence ATGTTAGAAAAAAATATATACCTAATTTCAGATTTACATTTAGATCACACCAATATTATTAAATACTGTAAAAGACCATTTAAAACAGTTGAACAAATGAACAAAAAGATATTGGATAATTGGAATAATAAAATTAAAGAAGAAGATACCGTATATTTTATAGGAGATTTGACATTCGGAAGAGAAAGTAGTGGATTTGATTTTTGGGCTGAAAAATTAAAAGGAAAAATTATTTTTATTAAAGGAGGACATGATAAATCTAAAAAAATAAATTTTTTAAAACAAACAACATTAGATTATAAAAATATGGATTTTTTATTAATTCATAATCCAAAAGACAGTCCAAAAAACTGGAAAAATTGGATAATTCATGGTCACCACCATAATCATTATTTAGATACATTTCCATTTATTAATGGAAAAACAAAAACAATAAATGTAAGTAGTGAATTGATAGGTTATTCTCCTTTAAATATAAATAAATTATTTGAACTAGATTTTAAAAATATAATATATATGAAAAACATTTTCAGTAAACCAATTTACAAATAA
- a CDS encoding phosphodiester glycosidase family protein: MYLEKQNDLAIVRDINPLYFRLYNFLPKGKTVIEETQDLNLRLGFNNVFFEYNRPSNHFTITGRIVYRTKVIEPVPLEKEWAYTFFILNNGDMKIRKYNEIMPRRQPQIHLAIEAGPRLIVNEQVVDGLNSTFRSSKLCMGWDKHQKAMVVATDQKISLQEFAEQIKDLGFVFALNLDGGGSTSLYYSEDNIKLKLIGKSSYGYDNIKYDQNEKFGRKVPYMIGIPKFIDK, encoded by the coding sequence GTGTATCTGGAAAAACAAAATGATTTAGCAATTGTTAGGGATATAAATCCATTATATTTTAGATTATATAATTTTTTACCAAAAGGAAAAACAGTAATTGAAGAAACACAAGATTTAAATTTAAGATTAGGTTTTAACAACGTATTTTTTGAATATAATAGACCTTCAAATCATTTTACAATAACTGGAAGAATAGTATATAGAACAAAAGTAATTGAACCTGTTCCATTAGAAAAAGAATGGGCTTATACTTTTTTTATTTTAAATAATGGAGATATGAAAATAAGAAAATATAATGAGATAATGCCAAGAAGACAGCCGCAAATACATTTAGCAATAGAAGCAGGTCCAAGATTAATAGTGAATGAACAAGTAGTAGATGGATTAAATAGTACTTTTAGATCATCTAAATTATGTATGGGTTGGGATAAACATCAAAAAGCAATGGTAGTAGCAACAGACCAAAAGATAAGTTTACAAGAATTTGCTGAACAAATAAAAGATTTAGGTTTTGTATTTGCTTTAAATTTAGATGGGGGAGGGTCTACCTCTTTATACTATAGCGAGGATAATATTAAATTAAAATTAATTGGAAAATCTTCGTATGGATATGATAATATAAAATATGATCAAAATGAGAAATTTGGAAGAAAAGTTCCATATATGATAGGAATACCCAAATTTATAGATAAATAA
- a CDS encoding type IV toxin-antitoxin system AbiEi family antitoxin, with amino-acid sequence MKKKEGLSPNQEKLLSILEFKEKVFVTRKEIEEYIWDHIKVKDRNKLIYGMIKKQRLIKIMRNKYVVVPIRAINKDWAPNELEIVNFLMENNKYYFGLGTAFNLHNFSNQIPVKLIIFNSKYSFDKKILNNSFKFIKIKKSRLFGFSNTKFPISDKERTIIDALEYPEYLGGLDSVVDILKDLKFNQKKLEDYAIKYESIKIIKLIGFITNSSKLYHYLEKNKKLYYSSIKGLKKGDKKWKIRPNKIYYL; translated from the coding sequence ATGAAAAAAAAAGAAGGATTAAGTCCAAATCAAGAAAAATTACTTAGCATTTTAGAATTTAAAGAAAAAGTTTTTGTTACTAGAAAAGAAATTGAGGAGTATATTTGGGATCATATCAAGGTAAAGGATAGAAATAAGCTTATTTATGGGATGATAAAAAAACAGAGATTAATAAAAATAATGAGAAACAAGTATGTAGTAGTACCAATACGTGCAATTAATAAAGACTGGGCGCCTAATGAATTAGAAATAGTAAATTTTTTAATGGAAAATAATAAATACTATTTTGGTTTAGGCACAGCTTTTAATTTACATAATTTTTCAAATCAAATTCCAGTAAAATTAATAATATTTAATTCAAAATATTCTTTTGATAAAAAAATATTAAACAATTCGTTTAAATTTATAAAAATCAAAAAAAGTAGATTATTTGGTTTTTCCAATACTAAGTTTCCAATATCTGATAAAGAACGTACAATTATTGATGCTTTAGAATATCCAGAGTATTTAGGAGGTTTGGATTCTGTTGTAGATATTTTAAAAGATTTAAAATTTAATCAAAAAAAATTAGAAGATTATGCAATTAAGTATGAAAGTATTAAGATTATCAAACTTATTGGTTTTATCACAAATAGTAGTAAACTTTACCACTATCTTGAAAAAAATAAAAAATTATATTATAGTTCAATTAAAGGATTAAAAAAAGGAGATAAAAAATGGAAGATAAGACCAAATAAAATTTATTATTTGTAA